One Candidatus Sulfurimonas baltica DNA segment encodes these proteins:
- a CDS encoding 3'-5' exonuclease, with protein sequence MLSNDFPLDTKSIHKLSSKGLCLQSFKEQVDDDLDFSLELWHSQGLNILKDRGYFYFATKFMSIEDAEFCIVDIETNGSKIDKHQIIEIGAVKVKNGEITDRYESLVHCKEINSHITEITGIKAEDTKDAPNLKKVMYDFKLFLGDAIFVAHDVKFDYKFISLSMQKIGLAPLLNRSLCSLSLAERTVESYRYALSYLNNSLSLHPNATHHRAMSDVLTTYELFKLSLKNLNKDIKTVEDIIKFSKEAKRLKRPKFDPLKENQEEE encoded by the coding sequence ATGCTAAGTAATGATTTTCCTCTGGACACTAAAAGTATCCATAAGCTTTCATCTAAAGGGTTATGTTTACAGAGTTTTAAAGAGCAAGTTGATGATGATTTAGACTTCTCTTTAGAGCTTTGGCACTCGCAAGGGTTGAATATTTTAAAGGATCGCGGTTACTTTTACTTTGCTACAAAATTTATGTCAATAGAAGATGCAGAGTTTTGTATTGTTGACATTGAAACAAATGGCTCAAAAATAGATAAGCACCAAATTATAGAAATTGGCGCAGTTAAAGTTAAAAATGGTGAAATAACTGATAGATATGAATCCCTAGTCCACTGTAAAGAGATCAATTCACACATTACAGAAATAACTGGTATAAAAGCAGAAGATACAAAAGATGCACCAAACTTAAAAAAGGTCATGTATGATTTTAAACTCTTTTTAGGTGATGCGATTTTTGTAGCTCATGATGTAAAGTTTGACTATAAATTCATATCATTAAGCATGCAAAAGATTGGGTTAGCTCCTCTGCTAAACAGAAGCTTGTGCTCATTATCTTTAGCAGAGAGAACAGTTGAATCTTACAGATATGCACTCTCATATCTAAACAACTCTCTAAGCCTACATCCAAACGCTACACATCATAGAGCAATGAGTGATGTTTTAACTACATATGAACTGTTCAAATTGTCACTCAAAAATTTAAATAAAGACATTAAAACTGTAGAAGATATTATAAAATTTTCTAAAGAGGCAAAAAGGCTGAAAAGACCAAAATTTGATCCTCTAAAAGAGAATCAAGAAGAAGAATAA
- a CDS encoding apolipoprotein N-acyltransferase gives MINKFKNIKKSLNPLLFDLIFGVLAALFFSAFIYFEHIGITLKLLNTLFAILSLAFFLYMPKRAILIAGLFIGILWFYWIGYSFEYNGVGYLTPFIAIIFALIYMLFFGVLALTDKVYIRAILIFALSFFEPMDWNWLQIELIFVDSYIGVLKYQLAVVLLALSLPKYLRGAYKYAPLFLIILAFNFAPQTQKDAPLKIKLVSTDITQDIKWKEETLTPTLNMAFKEIQSALESNYDLIVFPESVFPLYMNKAPSLLEKLSELSKDITIVAGSLMIENNTNYNVTYMFENGNYQVAKKLVLVPFGEYIPLPKFAQKIINDTFFAGASDFKTATKPTDFIIKGVKFRNAICYEATCKELYEGDVDFLIATSNNAWFAPSIEPTLQKLLMRYYARKNGVTIYHSANYLGTGIIK, from the coding sequence TTGATTAATAAATTTAAAAATATAAAAAAATCTTTAAACCCTTTGCTATTTGACCTAATATTTGGAGTTCTAGCAGCTCTATTTTTCAGTGCTTTTATCTATTTTGAACATATAGGCATTACTTTAAAACTACTAAACACTCTTTTTGCAATTTTATCTTTAGCATTTTTTTTATATATGCCAAAAAGAGCCATATTGATTGCTGGATTATTTATTGGAATTTTGTGGTTTTACTGGATTGGATACAGTTTTGAATATAACGGAGTTGGATACCTCACCCCTTTTATAGCTATTATTTTTGCACTTATCTACATGTTGTTTTTCGGTGTTTTGGCACTTACTGACAAAGTCTACATAAGGGCTATTTTGATTTTTGCACTCAGTTTTTTTGAGCCTATGGATTGGAACTGGCTTCAAATCGAGCTTATATTTGTAGATAGCTATATAGGCGTTTTAAAATATCAACTTGCAGTCGTTTTATTAGCCTTATCACTTCCAAAATACCTGAGAGGAGCATACAAATACGCACCACTTTTTCTAATTATTTTAGCTTTTAACTTTGCCCCGCAAACGCAAAAGGATGCTCCGCTAAAAATAAAACTTGTTTCAACTGATATAACCCAAGATATTAAATGGAAAGAAGAGACTCTTACTCCAACTCTAAATATGGCGTTTAAAGAGATACAAAGTGCTCTTGAAAGTAACTATGATTTGATTGTATTTCCCGAATCTGTTTTTCCTCTTTACATGAATAAAGCGCCATCTCTTTTGGAAAAGCTATCAGAGCTATCAAAAGATATAACAATAGTTGCCGGCTCACTTATGATTGAAAACAATACAAATTATAATGTTACTTACATGTTTGAAAACGGCAATTATCAAGTTGCTAAGAAGTTGGTTCTTGTTCCATTTGGAGAGTATATTCCTCTTCCTAAGTTCGCTCAAAAAATCATTAATGATACTTTTTTTGCAGGAGCTTCTGACTTTAAAACAGCAACAAAACCAACAGACTTCATAATTAAGGGTGTTAAATTTAGAAATGCAATCTGTTACGAGGCTACATGTAAAGAGTTGTATGAGGGAGATGTTGATTTTCTTATTGCTACTAGCAATAATGCTTGGTTTGCTCCATCAATAGAGCCGACTCTTCAAAAACTTCTTATGAGATACTATGCTCGAAAAAATGGTGTAACTATTTACCACTCAGCTAACTACCTAGGTACAGGTATTATCAAGTAA
- the rpmB gene encoding 50S ribosomal protein L28: MARRCAISGKGPMSGNNVSHAKNRTKRRFLLNLRTVRITLDDGTTQKIKISARELRTLKKLS, encoded by the coding sequence ATGGCAAGAAGATGTGCTATTAGTGGCAAAGGCCCAATGAGCGGGAATAATGTTTCTCACGCTAAAAACAGAACAAAACGTCGTTTTTTATTAAACCTTAGAACAGTAAGAATCACCTTAGATGATGGTACTACTCAAAAGATTAAAATCTCTGCAAGAGAGTTACGCACACTTAAGAAACTTTCTTAA
- the rpe gene encoding ribulose-phosphate 3-epimerase: MKVAPSVLSADFGNLQRDVEDICNAGCDFVHVDVMDGHFVPNLTIGPVVVSAIAKCATKPLDIHLMVENNTFFVELFAPLKPEYISFHIEEEKHPHRLIQKIRSLGIKPAIVLNPHTPPESIEYLLEDLDMVLLMSVNPGFGGQSFIDSVIPKAARLNELRNKINPNCLIEVDGGVSDKNIQALKDVGVDIVVAGNYVFKHESKEEAIKSLQI, encoded by the coding sequence ATGAAAGTTGCTCCTAGCGTGCTCTCAGCAGATTTTGGAAATTTACAAAGAGATGTAGAAGATATATGTAATGCTGGCTGTGATTTCGTACATGTAGATGTTATGGATGGACATTTTGTTCCAAATTTAACTATAGGACCTGTCGTTGTTTCTGCTATTGCAAAATGTGCAACAAAGCCCTTAGATATCCATCTTATGGTTGAAAACAACACTTTCTTTGTTGAGCTTTTTGCACCTTTAAAGCCAGAGTATATCTCTTTTCATATAGAAGAGGAGAAGCATCCTCACAGGCTTATACAAAAGATTCGCTCTTTAGGCATCAAACCTGCGATTGTCTTAAACCCACATACTCCTCCGGAATCTATAGAATATCTACTTGAAGATTTAGACATGGTTCTACTTATGAGTGTTAATCCTGGTTTTGGTGGACAAAGCTTTATTGATTCTGTGATACCTAAAGCTGCAAGATTAAATGAGTTAAGAAACAAAATTAATCCAAACTGTCTTATTGAAGTTGATGGTGGAGTAAGTGATAAAAACATTCAAGCTTTAAAAGATGTTGGTGTAGACATCGTTGTTGCTGGCAACTATGTCTTTAAACATGAAAGCAAAGAAGAAGCAATTAAAAGTTTACAAATTTAA
- a CDS encoding gamma carbonic anhydrase family protein, whose product MLHSFKGINPKIGEGTWIAPSADVIGEVTCGTDCSIWFGTVVRGDVHFITIGDRVSVQDLSMIHVTHYKKDDKSDGHPTIIGDDVTIGHRVMLHGCTIEDACLIGMSATILDGAVIGKESIVGAGALVTKNKIFPPRSLIMGSPAKVVRELNDSEVKELYASASRYVEFKSHYQ is encoded by the coding sequence ATGTTACATAGCTTTAAAGGAATCAATCCTAAAATCGGAGAAGGAACTTGGATTGCCCCATCTGCTGATGTAATTGGAGAGGTAACATGTGGAACTGATTGCTCTATATGGTTTGGAACTGTAGTAAGGGGTGATGTTCACTTTATTACAATTGGTGACAGAGTGAGTGTTCAAGACCTTAGCATGATACATGTAACTCACTATAAAAAAGATGACAAAAGTGATGGACACCCTACGATAATAGGGGATGATGTAACAATAGGTCATCGCGTTATGCTTCATGGATGCACAATTGAAGATGCTTGTCTTATAGGGATGAGTGCCACAATACTTGATGGTGCTGTTATTGGTAAAGAATCTATTGTTGGAGCAGGAGCACTTGTTACTAAAAACAAGATCTTCCCTCCACGATCTCTGATTATGGGAAGCCCTGCTAAAGTTGTCAGGGAGTTAAATGATTCAGAAGTTAAAGAGCTATATGCTTCTGCATCAAGATATGTAGAGTTTAAATCTCACTACCAATAA
- a CDS encoding HDOD domain-containing protein, with protein sequence MITKDKIDSFIEKIPPKPKVLKETLSLLNNGELTKAAKVAESDLALKAYLKNIVNKPIYGFKNEVSEISQIFGILGVSLSQQTVYNYIITLLSPAEWHLFKLNSKTFYELQANLSKKWELILKHLGIDDKDIYSAISLLPSSVIVAEALFCEKIEDVTLLRTTKSLDFNTILTRLCGIGLFDICEQIANKWEMGSLVPQILQASSGLKPSEDEKINLLGKWMHLLLFYELSQPVFIKAGLNDFVDFQIDYVEDIYEEFASVMGIE encoded by the coding sequence ATGATAACAAAAGATAAGATTGACAGCTTTATAGAGAAGATACCGCCTAAACCAAAAGTTTTAAAAGAGACACTCTCTTTATTGAATAATGGTGAGTTAACAAAAGCGGCAAAGGTTGCTGAGAGTGACTTGGCATTAAAAGCTTATTTAAAAAACATAGTCAATAAGCCTATATATGGATTTAAGAATGAGGTCAGCGAAATCTCTCAAATATTTGGCATACTTGGCGTTTCTCTATCTCAGCAAACTGTTTATAATTATATTATCACTCTTCTCAGCCCCGCAGAGTGGCATCTGTTTAAACTAAACAGTAAAACATTTTATGAGCTTCAGGCTAATCTATCAAAAAAATGGGAACTTATACTAAAACATCTGGGTATTGACGACAAAGATATATATAGTGCCATAAGTTTGCTTCCTTCGAGCGTTATTGTAGCAGAAGCTCTATTTTGTGAAAAGATTGAGGATGTGACACTGCTTAGAACCACTAAATCACTTGACTTTAACACAATTCTTACTAGGTTGTGTGGCATAGGTCTTTTTGATATTTGTGAGCAAATTGCCAATAAATGGGAGATGGGCAGTCTTGTGCCCCAAATTCTGCAAGCTTCATCGGGACTCAAGCCATCAGAAGATGAAAAGATAAATTTACTAGGAAAATGGATGCACCTTTTACTTTTTTATGAACTATCCCAACCAGTTTTTATAAAAGCTGGTCTAAACGATTTTGTTGATTTTCAAATTGACTATGTTGAGGATATATATGAAGAATTTGCTTCAGTTATGGGTATTGAATGA
- a CDS encoding RNA degradosome polyphosphate kinase: MLNLKNPFLYNNREISWLQFNTRVLKQAQDESLPLLERLKFLAIYGTNLDEFYMIRIAGLKKLFAAGIIVSSADRLTPLQQLREIRQYLHQEQQVVEHCLNEILKKLEPEGIRVKSFKELNQQEKNYLKRYFKENIYPVIIPIAVDSTHPFPHLNNLSFGLIVKLKDDDNEAIERFGIIRVPRVLTRFLELDNGTYVPIGSLIAQHVEELFPGYTLLKYVSFRVTRNADIEIEEEEADDFMEILEEGLKLRRKGAMVRLEVGSDADEEIINFFNRHTNVYKDDIYKFHTFINLSSLWQIVSNKNFAHLLAAPFKPISLPPLDNAENIFTTLEKQDILLYHPYESFDPIVKFIQSAAKDTDVVSIKMTLYRSGTNSPIVQALMAASESGKQVTVMVELKARFDEENNLIWARALEQAGAHVIYGIRGFKVHAKATLVTRRKNGKLKQYAHLGTGNYNPATSKIYTDMSYMTSKDEITNDLTRFFHFLTGFSKKGKLDELYMSPSQIKPKLLSLIQNEARKGPNGEIIAKLNSLVDEDVIRALYKASQAGVKINLIVRGICCLKVGIEGVSENIRVISILGKYLEHTRTFYFKNDDSQVYISSADWMPRNLVRRIELLTAIKDEKSKNKILQILKLQCSDNALAYELQSDGSYIKIKNDGIKTINNHKLLEDYVNRVSRATKKETASFIEELASNIFMEN; encoded by the coding sequence ATGTTAAATCTAAAAAATCCATTTTTATATAACAATCGTGAAATTTCTTGGCTACAGTTTAATACTAGAGTTTTAAAGCAAGCCCAAGATGAATCGCTTCCACTTCTAGAGCGTCTTAAATTTTTAGCTATTTATGGGACAAATTTAGATGAATTCTACATGATTAGAATTGCGGGATTGAAAAAACTTTTTGCTGCTGGTATTATTGTCTCAAGCGCCGACAGACTAACTCCCCTTCAGCAACTTCGCGAAATAAGACAATATCTTCATCAAGAACAACAGGTAGTTGAGCACTGTTTAAATGAAATTTTAAAGAAGCTAGAGCCTGAGGGAATTAGAGTAAAATCATTCAAAGAACTTAATCAACAAGAAAAAAACTACCTCAAAAGATATTTCAAAGAAAATATATATCCAGTAATTATTCCCATTGCTGTTGATTCAACACACCCTTTTCCGCACCTTAACAACTTAAGTTTTGGCCTTATTGTTAAACTCAAAGATGACGACAACGAAGCAATTGAGAGATTTGGTATTATTCGTGTTCCTAGGGTTTTGACAAGGTTTTTAGAACTTGACAATGGCACATATGTTCCAATCGGTTCCCTTATAGCTCAACATGTAGAAGAACTTTTTCCTGGCTACACTCTTTTGAAGTATGTATCTTTTAGAGTGACTAGAAATGCCGATATTGAGATAGAAGAGGAAGAGGCTGATGACTTTATGGAGATTCTTGAAGAGGGGCTAAAGCTTCGCAGAAAAGGTGCTATGGTTAGACTTGAAGTTGGTTCAGATGCAGATGAAGAGATTATTAACTTTTTCAATCGTCATACAAATGTTTACAAAGATGATATTTATAAATTCCATACTTTTATAAATCTTTCAAGCCTATGGCAAATTGTTTCAAATAAAAATTTTGCTCACCTGCTAGCAGCACCGTTTAAGCCAATATCTCTGCCTCCTTTAGATAATGCTGAAAATATTTTTACCACCTTGGAAAAGCAAGATATTTTGCTCTATCACCCATATGAAAGTTTTGATCCGATTGTAAAATTTATTCAAAGTGCTGCTAAAGATACTGATGTTGTCTCTATAAAAATGACACTTTACCGATCAGGAACAAATTCTCCTATTGTTCAGGCACTTATGGCTGCTAGTGAGTCTGGAAAACAGGTAACGGTAATGGTTGAGTTAAAAGCAAGGTTTGATGAAGAGAATAACCTTATTTGGGCTAGAGCACTAGAGCAAGCTGGAGCACATGTTATTTATGGTATCCGTGGATTTAAAGTCCATGCCAAAGCAACCTTGGTGACTAGAAGAAAAAATGGCAAGCTAAAACAGTACGCTCATTTAGGAACAGGAAATTATAACCCTGCTACATCAAAAATATATACCGATATGAGCTATATGACATCTAAAGATGAAATCACAAATGATCTTACTAGATTTTTTCACTTCCTAACTGGATTTAGTAAAAAAGGCAAGCTCGATGAACTCTACATGTCACCATCTCAGATTAAACCAAAGTTGCTCTCACTTATTCAAAATGAGGCAAGAAAAGGTCCAAATGGAGAGATAATTGCAAAATTAAACTCACTAGTAGATGAAGATGTAATAAGAGCACTCTACAAAGCAAGTCAAGCTGGTGTTAAAATAAATCTTATAGTTCGTGGTATCTGCTGTTTAAAAGTAGGAATAGAGGGTGTTAGTGAGAATATTAGAGTTATCTCAATTTTAGGTAAATATCTTGAGCATACAAGAACTTTCTATTTTAAAAATGATGATTCTCAGGTTTATATTTCTTCTGCTGATTGGATGCCAAGAAATCTAGTAAGAAGAATAGAGCTGTTAACCGCTATAAAAGATGAAAAATCTAAAAATAAAATTTTGCAGATACTAAAGCTTCAGTGTTCAGACAATGCTTTAGCTTATGAACTTCAAAGTGACGGCTCTTATATAAAGATAAAAAATGATGGCATTAAAACAATAAACAATCATAAACTTTTAGAAGATTATGTAAACAGAGTTTCAAGAGCAACAAAAAAAGAGACAGCCAGCTTTATTGAGGAGCTGGCTTCGAATATTTTCATGGAGAATTAA
- a CDS encoding phosphoribosylanthranilate isomerase — protein MRCKICGITSYEDAMYAIEAGADALGFVFYEKSPRYLSPSDAKKIINKLPPFVEKVGLFVNVDANTINAYMYESGCTLAQLHFEASDEIYKQLVVPHIKVIRAKDADDILQHSNEYRLVDAYCETYGGAGKRLNIEWFKEVDCSKIILAGGLDPKNVASVKEYGFYGVDVSSGVEQSHGKKNAKKVKEFILNAK, from the coding sequence ATGCGTTGTAAAATCTGTGGGATTACATCGTACGAAGACGCTATGTATGCAATAGAAGCTGGTGCCGATGCATTGGGCTTTGTTTTTTATGAAAAATCCCCCAGATATCTCTCCCCTTCAGATGCTAAAAAAATAATAAATAAACTCCCTCCCTTTGTAGAAAAAGTTGGATTATTTGTTAATGTTGATGCCAATACAATCAATGCTTACATGTATGAGTCTGGATGCACTCTTGCTCAACTCCATTTTGAAGCTTCGGACGAAATATATAAACAACTTGTTGTCCCACATATTAAAGTAATACGTGCTAAAGATGCTGATGACATTTTGCAGCACAGTAATGAATATAGACTAGTAGATGCTTATTGTGAGACATACGGCGGAGCTGGGAAAAGATTGAACATAGAGTGGTTTAAAGAAGTCGATTGCTCTAAAATCATTTTAGCTGGTGGACTAGATCCTAAAAATGTAGCTTCCGTAAAAGAGTATGGATTTTATGGTGTTGATGTTAGTAGCGGTGTTGAACAATCTCATGGCAAAAAAAATGCAAAAAAAGTGAAAGAGTTTATACTTAATGCTAAGTAA
- a CDS encoding chemotaxis protein CheX — protein sequence MKAVVKKNIGVFSPQGFLDANNTTSFLSIDDVEATVNLKVEMILVSLKKVVFFNRNGLDSFVKLFTKVRKKNHTIVGFCDYDHKKFEAIKKFYQDDLDFSLFNTIETAYLFTSTFNAKDKSILLYSNDKSQRSAMAIELHDNGHNPIIAQTKEEFIQKKEGSNPYDYIIEDTYIGQMGQTFAARVTGNAIIYTISSFLDVEINNQFNMDYHNNSLNVGFRLFIFDAYKVISMNVHALNFFSKLASSAAEYNATVCFVGMSFEKTQESFRENLEDAGILFYPQMDDILQNKELLKELGASSAANIKNKRAINKKTVIELPRFIDATVLTIEMMTNSKAIKNSADIQKISIVDKDDKLASSIGYYGDMDGMVVLVFPKAIAKKACELLIGEDTDDLELILDTLAELVNIVGGKIKTLLSDEDIRVNITLPRTYQDIDSLMEVLDNKKGIQVDLSFNNDKFLFFLTR from the coding sequence ATGAAAGCTGTAGTTAAAAAAAACATTGGTGTTTTTTCACCACAGGGGTTTTTAGATGCTAATAATACAACGTCATTTTTAAGCATTGATGATGTTGAAGCGACTGTAAATTTAAAAGTAGAGATGATTTTAGTATCTTTAAAAAAAGTTGTTTTTTTCAACCGCAACGGATTAGATTCATTTGTTAAACTTTTTACAAAAGTACGTAAAAAAAATCATACAATAGTGGGCTTTTGCGATTATGATCATAAAAAGTTTGAGGCAATTAAAAAGTTTTATCAGGATGATTTAGATTTTTCACTTTTTAATACAATTGAGACAGCTTATCTATTTACCTCCACTTTTAATGCAAAAGATAAAAGTATTTTACTTTATAGTAATGATAAATCACAACGCTCTGCTATGGCGATAGAACTTCATGACAATGGGCATAACCCAATAATTGCCCAAACAAAAGAGGAATTTATACAAAAAAAAGAGGGGTCAAACCCTTATGACTATATAATAGAAGACACATATATAGGGCAAATGGGTCAAACATTTGCTGCGCGGGTAACTGGCAATGCTATCATATACACTATCTCATCCTTTTTAGATGTTGAGATAAATAATCAATTTAACATGGACTATCACAACAACTCTCTAAATGTGGGTTTCAGGCTATTTATATTTGATGCTTATAAAGTAATTAGTATGAACGTACATGCTCTTAACTTTTTTTCAAAATTAGCAAGCTCTGCCGCTGAGTACAACGCAACGGTATGTTTTGTAGGTATGTCATTTGAAAAAACCCAAGAATCGTTTAGAGAAAATCTTGAGGATGCAGGAATATTGTTTTACCCTCAAATGGATGATATTCTTCAAAATAAAGAGTTGCTAAAAGAGTTGGGTGCAAGCAGTGCTGCCAACATTAAGAATAAAAGAGCTATAAATAAAAAAACTGTGATAGAACTTCCAAGATTTATAGATGCAACAGTTTTAACAATTGAGATGATGACAAACTCTAAAGCGATTAAAAACTCTGCTGATATTCAGAAAATATCAATAGTTGATAAAGACGACAAGCTTGCGAGTTCAATAGGATACTATGGAGACATGGATGGAATGGTTGTTCTAGTCTTTCCAAAAGCAATTGCAAAAAAAGCCTGTGAGCTCCTTATTGGTGAAGATACTGATGATTTAGAGTTGATTTTAGACACATTAGCAGAACTAGTAAATATAGTAGGAGGCAAGATAAAAACTCTTTTATCTGATGAAGATATAAGAGTAAACATTACTCTTCCTAGAACATACCAAGACATTGATAGTCTTATGGAAGTACTGGATAACAAAAAAGGTATTCAAGTAGATTTGTCTTTTAATAATGATAAATTTTTATTTTTCTTAACAAGATAA
- the argJ gene encoding bifunctional glutamate N-acetyltransferase/amino-acid acetyltransferase ArgJ, with the protein MYKIINTQGGVCASDGFFADGVSAGLKKNSAKDMAFIFSEDECEVASVFTTNKMCAAPIRHFRSMGEFKTNFILINSKNANAMTGKSGIDDINEVLSTCKNVKNPIMSSTGVIGVRLPKQKIIDGIKLFDYSKKDSSSASKAIMTTDTFAKEISFKVELDDGSSFSIGAIAKGAGMINPAMATMLCFITTDALVSKSQMQEALDASVKNTFNAISVDGDTSTNDTVLLLANGKSGAYEKEAFKEALFNVMHFLALEMVRDGEGATKLVTYNVTGAKDDREAEIAAKALSDSLLVKTALFGEDPNWGRIASTVGASGVEANEESLKISFDNLCVYDKGELYFNEEMEKQCAAVMQQSKFTISCDLGIGEGSFKAYGCDLGHEYVKINADYRT; encoded by the coding sequence TTGTATAAGATAATTAATACGCAGGGTGGAGTTTGTGCTAGTGATGGTTTTTTCGCAGATGGCGTGAGCGCAGGTTTGAAAAAAAATTCTGCAAAAGATATGGCATTTATTTTCAGTGAAGATGAGTGTGAAGTCGCCTCAGTATTTACTACAAATAAAATGTGTGCAGCTCCAATAAGACATTTTCGTTCTATGGGTGAGTTTAAAACAAATTTTATACTAATTAACTCTAAAAATGCCAATGCAATGACAGGCAAATCAGGTATAGATGATATAAATGAAGTGTTGTCTACATGCAAAAATGTAAAAAATCCAATTATGAGCTCAACGGGAGTTATTGGTGTTAGACTGCCAAAACAAAAAATAATAGATGGAATTAAGCTTTTTGACTACTCTAAAAAAGATTCAAGTTCTGCTTCAAAAGCAATTATGACAACAGATACATTTGCAAAAGAGATATCGTTTAAAGTTGAACTTGATGATGGTAGTAGTTTCAGCATAGGAGCAATAGCCAAAGGTGCTGGGATGATAAACCCGGCAATGGCAACAATGTTATGCTTTATAACGACCGATGCACTTGTGAGTAAAAGTCAAATGCAAGAGGCTTTAGATGCTAGCGTTAAAAATACATTTAATGCCATTAGTGTTGATGGGGATACATCAACAAACGATACAGTTTTACTATTAGCAAATGGAAAAAGTGGAGCTTATGAGAAAGAGGCTTTTAAAGAGGCACTTTTTAATGTTATGCACTTTTTAGCACTAGAGATGGTTAGAGATGGAGAAGGTGCTACAAAGCTTGTTACATACAATGTAACAGGTGCAAAAGATGACAGAGAAGCTGAAATAGCAGCAAAAGCATTATCAGATTCACTTTTAGTTAAAACTGCTCTTTTTGGTGAAGATCCAAATTGGGGACGAATTGCTTCAACGGTCGGTGCTAGTGGTGTTGAAGCTAATGAGGAGAGTTTGAAAATTTCATTTGACAACTTATGTGTTTACGATAAGGGAGAGCTCTATTTTAACGAAGAGATGGAGAAACAATGTGCAGCAGTTATGCAGCAAAGTAAGTTTACCATCTCTTGTGACTTAGGTATTGGCGAAGGAAGCTTCAAGGCTTACGGCTGTGATTTGGGTCATGAGTATGTTAAAATAAATGCGGATTATCGCACTTAG
- a CDS encoding potassium channel family protein: MNLLTRIRKFLHWESSPKPDVNLLPEIYSHLKAFRLPLILTVMTMMIGTMGYVIIDDFPLMDAIYQTGITFTTVGFGEIAPISDAGRIFTVTLVIAGFAVFSSAIGILIAELNRGHIVAILKERRMLYNIARLKKHFVVCYHNEYTLEVTKQLRKNHIPFVVIDPREEIHAWAEEHKYPTYLKAEPHAELTMLKAHLASAKGLITLSDSMSDNIALIASVRLFEKEHFLPRPYYIISSAETVTDIEKLKKLGADTVVSPTKLTAQRVSAMAARPDMENLLEEFLYKSDNPLDMEEVEVPKYSWAVLKKLRETHMRAITNTSIIGITKKDGKFLAMPKGDVLITSECKLLLIGTQRDINTTKGLLRKRDKPKELKFV, encoded by the coding sequence TTGAATCTCTTAACGAGAATTCGAAAATTTCTGCATTGGGAGTCTTCTCCCAAACCTGATGTAAATCTTCTTCCAGAAATTTACTCCCACCTCAAGGCATTTCGCCTACCTCTAATTTTAACCGTAATGACAATGATGATTGGTACAATGGGCTATGTTATAATAGACGATTTCCCATTAATGGACGCAATTTATCAAACCGGAATAACTTTTACAACAGTTGGATTTGGGGAGATAGCTCCAATTTCAGATGCAGGTAGAATTTTTACAGTAACACTCGTTATAGCTGGTTTCGCAGTTTTTTCAAGTGCTATCGGTATTTTAATAGCTGAGTTAAATAGAGGACATATAGTTGCAATTTTAAAGGAGCGAAGAATGTTATATAATATAGCAAGGCTCAAAAAGCACTTTGTTGTTTGTTACCATAATGAGTATACGCTTGAAGTTACAAAGCAGTTGAGAAAGAATCATATACCGTTTGTAGTAATTGACCCGAGAGAAGAGATTCATGCATGGGCTGAGGAGCATAAATATCCAACATATTTAAAAGCAGAGCCACATGCAGAGCTAACAATGCTCAAGGCTCATCTAGCTTCTGCAAAGGGTCTTATAACGCTCTCGGATTCAATGAGCGATAATATTGCTTTAATCGCTTCAGTAAGGCTGTTTGAGAAAGAGCATTTTTTGCCAAGACCATACTATATTATCTCATCTGCAGAAACTGTTACTGACATAGAAAAACTCAAAAAACTAGGGGCCGACACTGTTGTCTCTCCAACAAAACTGACTGCTCAGAGAGTTAGTGCAATGGCAGCACGCCCTGATATGGAAAATCTACTTGAAGAATTTTTATATAAAAGTGATAACCCTTTAGATATGGAAGAGGTTGAAGTTCCAAAGTACAGCTGGGCAGTTTTGAAAAAGCTAAGAGAGACACACATGAGAGCCATCACTAATACATCTATTATTGGTATTACAAAAAAAGATGGGAAGTTCTTAGCTATGCCTAAGGGTGATGTTTTGATAACAAGTGAGTGTAAACTGCTTCTTATTGGAACTCAAAGAGATATTAACACAACAAAAGGGCTGTTGAGAAAAAGAGACAAGCCAAAGGAATTGAAATTTGTATAA